One Planktothrix serta PCC 8927 DNA window includes the following coding sequences:
- a CDS encoding NADAR family protein has translation MQTSSQIRTYNRNECITFRKTKEAFGGLSNMAGGYPLIVNGIHILTSEALYQACRFPHLPDIQKLIIAQNSPMTAKMKGKPYRDQSRSDWERVKVQIMRWCLRVKLLQNWDTFGQLLLETGDKAIVEDSHKDDFWGAIPTNDNQLIGVNALGRLLMELRKYLKEDANSLKSLKPLEIPDFIFLSKPIEFLTLKDENHTLSIQEKQLIIPLIPEITLESNVSLDQTKEFYREETIITDTNIEKTEKDDNIFDGWVLPKLEKILQNYQSYDQILQHFKTVNKKQMQDWMKLAVELGKVKKIEKPVRYIWYSAYESESNLLKARKISQSRNTRKTQLKSSQKSKSNVTQESTQLSLI, from the coding sequence ATGCAGACATCTTCTCAAATAAGAACTTACAACAGAAATGAGTGTATCACTTTCCGCAAAACAAAGGAAGCTTTTGGCGGATTATCAAATATGGCTGGAGGCTATCCTTTAATAGTGAATGGTATACATATTCTCACATCAGAAGCTTTATATCAAGCTTGTCGGTTTCCCCATCTTCCTGATATTCAAAAATTAATTATTGCTCAAAATAGTCCTATGACAGCCAAAATGAAGGGTAAACCTTATCGAGATCAATCTCGTTCAGATTGGGAGCGAGTTAAAGTTCAGATTATGCGTTGGTGTCTACGAGTTAAATTGCTACAAAATTGGGATACATTTGGCCAATTGTTATTAGAAACAGGAGACAAAGCTATTGTAGAAGATTCCCATAAAGATGACTTTTGGGGTGCTATCCCAACAAATGATAATCAACTAATTGGGGTGAATGCTTTGGGTCGCCTTTTGATGGAATTAAGGAAATATTTAAAAGAGGATGCAAATTCATTAAAATCTCTAAAACCTCTTGAAATTCCTGATTTTATTTTCTTAAGTAAACCTATTGAATTTCTAACATTAAAGGATGAAAATCATACTTTAAGTATACAAGAAAAGCAACTCATTATTCCATTGATACCCGAAATTACTTTAGAAAGTAACGTTAGCCTAGACCAAACGAAAGAATTTTATAGAGAGGAAACAATAATTACTGATACAAACATAGAAAAAACAGAAAAAGATGATAATATATTCGATGGATGGGTTTTGCCAAAATTAGAAAAAATATTACAAAATTATCAATCTTATGATCAAATTTTACAGCATTTCAAAACTGTTAATAAAAAACAAATGCAAGACTGGATGAAATTAGCCGTTGAATTAGGTAAAGTAAAAAAAATAGAAAAACCTGTAAGATATATTTGGTACTCTGCTTATGAATCTGAATCTAATCTTCTGAAAGCAAGAAAAATCAGCCAGTCCAGAAATACTCGAAAAACTCAATTGAAATCTAGCCAAAAAAGTAAATCCAATGTAACTCAAGAGAGTACGCAACTTTCTTTGATATAA
- a CDS encoding phosphoribosyltransferase-like protein gives MNRQTLLESIATTISDYRLGEIPPITPDHVNRWISQFDHDDQLTILSEIHFILDKCYISKEKARDLIKQKLEKFNNPQRLPDINFLDIQKKGSSQKELLSLVNEIVINQYGISINDCGSDTLMYVYLDDCLFSGNTVLHDIEAWLNHAKPDTIVYLVFLASYSSGLNYINKKLVSLLKPKSISVEIISCLTFNNLPWNQEKYECLWPQEIDDEFVNRFVKIVQENSQGKSVNPRLFRSNMIPHTETLFSSPEARDIVETAFLRKGAYIASLPKNRQLSMRPMGYEYLESLGFGAVFVTYRNIANNCPLVLWWGGTSYDPSHPFSKWYPLFPRKVNESSNTPSLFRDF, from the coding sequence ATGAATCGTCAAACTTTACTAGAATCAATAGCTACAACAATTAGTGACTATCGTTTAGGAGAAATTCCACCTATTACACCTGATCACGTTAATCGGTGGATATCTCAATTTGATCATGATGACCAGTTAACTATTCTTTCGGAAATCCATTTCATACTCGACAAGTGTTATATATCAAAAGAGAAAGCTAGAGATTTAATAAAACAAAAGTTAGAAAAATTCAACAATCCTCAAAGGTTGCCCGATATTAATTTTTTAGATATTCAAAAAAAAGGGAGTAGTCAAAAAGAATTATTGAGCTTGGTAAATGAAATAGTGATAAATCAGTATGGTATTAGCATTAATGATTGTGGCTCGGATACTTTGATGTATGTTTACTTAGATGATTGTCTATTTTCTGGTAATACTGTATTGCATGATATCGAGGCATGGTTAAATCATGCTAAACCCGACACAATTGTTTATTTAGTATTTTTAGCTTCTTACAGTTCCGGTCTAAATTATATAAACAAAAAGTTGGTAAGTCTTCTAAAACCAAAAAGTATCTCTGTAGAGATTATCAGTTGTTTAACATTTAATAACTTGCCTTGGAATCAGGAAAAATATGAATGTCTGTGGCCTCAAGAAATTGATGACGAGTTTGTGAATAGATTTGTTAAGATAGTTCAAGAAAACTCTCAAGGTAAATCTGTGAATCCTAGATTATTTCGTTCAAATATGATACCGCACACTGAAACGCTTTTTTCTTCACCTGAAGCTAGGGATATTGTTGAAACAGCTTTTTTAAGAAAAGGTGCTTATATTGCCTCTTTACCTAAAAACCGCCAACTATCAATGCGACCTATGGGGTATGAGTATTTAGAATCTCTTGGTTTTGGTGCAGTATTTGTTACTTATCGAAATATTGCTAATAATTGTCCTTTGGTTCTTTGGTGGGGTGGTACAAGTTATGATCCTAGTCACCCTTTTAGTAAATGGTATCCTTTATTTCCTCGCAAAGTTAATGAATCATCAAATACTCCTAGCCTATTTAGAGATTTTTAG
- a CDS encoding ParE family toxin-like protein — protein sequence MKSLTTPDFWKAYSDLSPELKQSVKRAYQLWKENSLHPSLHFKKVGKNLWSVRITNDYRALAIKKGDDYYWFWVGNHNQYDNILN from the coding sequence ATGAAATCCTTAACAACGCCTGATTTTTGGAAAGCCTACAGTGATTTATCGCCTGAGCTAAAACAATCTGTAAAAAGAGCTTATCAATTATGGAAAGAAAATTCTTTACATCCTTCTTTACACTTTAAAAAAGTAGGTAAAAATCTTTGGTCTGTGCGTATAACTAATGATTATAGAGCCTTAGCTATCAAAAAAGGCGATGATTATTATTGGTTTTGGGTTGGAAATCATAACCAATATGACAATATTTTAAATTAA
- a CDS encoding DUF29 domain-containing protein: protein MINSSTTKPNTLYEQDFYLWIQTTVQQLKENKLNEIDIPNLIEEIESMGRSEKRELKSRLIVLLMHLLKWHYQPEKRSESWRSTITEQRICIEGLLEDSPSLKPLLSEVFEGCYQKARLKASDKTGIKLNFFPKESPFSLKETLESSSLNE, encoded by the coding sequence ATGATTAACTCATCCACGACAAAACCTAATACTCTTTATGAACAAGACTTTTATCTCTGGATACAAACTACTGTTCAACAGTTAAAAGAAAATAAATTGAATGAAATTGATATTCCGAATTTAATTGAAGAAATTGAAAGTATGGGAAGAAGTGAAAAACGTGAATTAAAAAGCCGTTTAATTGTGTTGTTAATGCACTTATTAAAATGGCACTATCAACCAGAAAAACGGAGTGAAAGTTGGCGCAGTACCATCACAGAACAACGGATTTGTATTGAAGGGTTATTAGAAGATAGTCCTAGTTTGAAACCTCTGCTTTCAGAAGTGTTTGAGGGCTGTTATCAAAAAGCACGTTTAAAAGCATCGGATAAAACGGGTATTAAATTGAATTTTTTCCCCAAGGAGTCGCCGTTTAGTTTAAAGGAAACTTTAGAATCTAGTTCTCTTAATGAGTAA
- a CDS encoding endonuclease domain-containing protein, with product MERKNIIVGQKITSEKYERSKQLRREMTPEEKILWEQLRRNNLNGLHFCRQQIIDGFIVDFYCNQAQLVIEVDGEIHDLQVESDQERDAILAARGLKILRIKNQEIRQNLQGVLQQIIGFL from the coding sequence ATGGAACGCAAGAACATTATTGTCGGACAAAAGATAACATCTGAAAAATACGAACGTTCTAAACAACTGCGTCGGGAAATGACTCCCGAAGAAAAAATTCTCTGGGAACAGTTAAGAAGAAATAACTTAAATGGATTACACTTTTGTCGTCAGCAAATTATAGACGGTTTTATTGTTGATTTTTACTGCAATCAAGCTCAATTAGTTATAGAGGTGGATGGAGAAATTCATGACCTACAGGTTGAGTCTGATCAGGAACGGGATGCTATTTTAGCTGCTAGAGGATTAAAAATATTGAGAATTAAAAATCAAGAGATTAGACAAAATTTACAGGGGGTTTTACAACAAATTATAGGTTTTTTGTAA
- the acnB gene encoding bifunctional aconitate hydratase 2/2-methylisocitrate dehydratase — protein sequence MLEAYRQHAEERAKLGIPPLPLNAEQTAELCELLKNPAEEEKEFLMTLLRDRIPPGVDEAAYVKAAFLTAIAKDEITCPLISHQGAISLLGTMVGGYNVQSLIDLLKVGDENIAAAAATALSKTLLVFDAFNDVLNLSEVNPFAKQVIDAWAEADWFIGRPKLPKTITVTVFKVPGETNTDDLSPATHATTRPDIPLHALAMLESRIPGGLETIAELKIKGHPVAYVGDVVGTGSSRKSAINSVLWHIGNDIPYVPNKRSGGYILGGKIAPIFFNTAEDSGALPIECDVSKLNTGDVITIYPYNGEITNEAGEVISTFTLKPDTILDEVRAGGRIPLLIGRSLTDKTRAALGLEPSELFVRPSLPEDTGKGFTLAQKMVGKACGLPGVRPGTSCEPLMTTVGSQDTTGPMTRDELKELACLGFSADLVMQSFCHTAAYPKPVDIKTHQQLPDFFSTRGGVALRPGDGIIHSWLNRMLLPDTVGTGGDSHTRFPLGISFPAGSGLVAFAAALGVMPLDMPESVLVRFKGELQPGVTLRDIVNAIPYVAMQQGKLTTAKENKKNVFNGRIMEMEGLPDLKVEQAFELTDATAERSCAGSTIKLSPETIAEYLRSNVALMTNMVARGYQDAKTMMRRVAKMEQWLANPVLMAGDEDAEYADIIEVDLNEIKEPIVAAPNDPDNIKLMSECAGDKIDEVFIGSCMTNIGHYRAAAKILEGAEQTNVRLWICPPTRMDEKQLRDEGIYEVFNTVGARTEMPGCSLCMGNQARVEDGVTVFSTSTRNFNNRMGKDARVYLGSAELAAVCALLGRIPTVEEYREIVTKKVDPFAADLYRYLNFNQIAGFEDEGRVIPLEEMPKIEDILGIPALT from the coding sequence ATGCTAGAAGCCTATCGTCAACACGCCGAAGAACGCGCTAAATTAGGAATTCCGCCCCTACCCCTCAACGCCGAACAAACCGCCGAACTCTGCGAACTTTTGAAAAACCCGGCGGAGGAGGAGAAAGAATTCTTGATGACATTGCTCAGAGACCGGATTCCCCCCGGTGTCGATGAAGCCGCTTATGTCAAAGCCGCCTTTTTAACCGCCATCGCTAAAGACGAAATCACCTGCCCCCTGATATCCCATCAAGGCGCCATTTCCCTTTTAGGTACAATGGTAGGCGGGTATAACGTCCAGTCCCTAATCGACTTACTTAAAGTAGGGGATGAGAATATTGCCGCCGCCGCCGCTACCGCCCTCAGTAAGACGTTGTTAGTCTTCGATGCCTTCAACGATGTTCTGAATTTATCGGAGGTCAACCCCTTTGCTAAACAAGTTATTGACGCTTGGGCGGAAGCAGACTGGTTTATCGGACGTCCGAAACTGCCGAAAACCATTACCGTAACTGTCTTTAAAGTACCTGGGGAAACCAACACCGATGACCTTTCTCCCGCTACCCATGCTACAACCCGCCCCGATATTCCCTTACACGCCTTAGCGATGTTGGAAAGTCGGATACCGGGAGGGTTAGAAACCATAGCCGAACTGAAGATAAAAGGGCATCCTGTCGCTTATGTCGGAGATGTAGTGGGTACAGGTTCATCTCGGAAATCAGCGATTAACTCCGTGTTATGGCATATTGGCAACGATATCCCTTATGTTCCCAATAAACGCTCTGGCGGTTATATTCTGGGGGGAAAAATTGCCCCAATTTTCTTTAATACGGCGGAAGACTCCGGCGCTTTGCCCATTGAATGTGATGTTAGTAAACTGAATACTGGGGATGTGATTACTATTTATCCCTACAACGGTGAAATTACGAATGAAGCCGGAGAGGTGATTTCTACCTTTACCCTCAAACCCGATACGATATTAGATGAAGTCCGGGCTGGGGGTCGAATTCCCTTATTAATCGGTCGCAGCTTAACGGATAAAACCCGCGCCGCCTTGGGACTCGAACCCAGTGAGTTGTTTGTCCGTCCCTCCCTACCCGAAGACACCGGAAAAGGCTTTACCCTCGCCCAGAAAATGGTTGGAAAAGCCTGCGGGTTGCCGGGTGTACGTCCGGGGACATCCTGCGAACCGTTGATGACCACCGTAGGTTCCCAGGATACCACAGGCCCGATGACCAGGGATGAACTCAAAGAACTCGCCTGTTTAGGGTTTTCGGCTGATTTGGTGATGCAGAGTTTCTGTCACACCGCAGCATACCCGAAGCCCGTTGACATCAAAACCCATCAACAATTACCCGATTTCTTCTCAACTCGTGGCGGTGTGGCGTTGCGTCCGGGGGATGGGATTATTCACTCTTGGTTAAACCGGATGTTGTTACCGGATACGGTGGGAACTGGGGGCGACTCCCACACCCGTTTCCCCTTGGGGATTTCTTTCCCTGCGGGTTCGGGGTTGGTAGCATTTGCCGCAGCATTAGGCGTGATGCCTTTGGATATGCCAGAATCCGTGTTAGTCAGATTTAAAGGAGAATTACAACCGGGTGTTACCCTGCGGGATATTGTTAACGCCATTCCTTATGTTGCCATGCAGCAAGGCAAGTTAACGACGGCCAAGGAAAACAAGAAAAATGTTTTCAATGGTCGGATTATGGAAATGGAAGGTTTACCGGATTTAAAAGTGGAACAAGCCTTTGAATTAACCGACGCAACGGCTGAACGCTCTTGTGCGGGGTCTACGATTAAGCTCAGTCCAGAAACTATTGCGGAGTATTTGCGGTCTAATGTTGCCCTGATGACTAATATGGTTGCACGGGGTTATCAAGATGCTAAAACGATGATGCGACGGGTGGCAAAAATGGAACAATGGTTGGCAAATCCGGTGTTAATGGCAGGGGATGAAGATGCCGAATATGCTGATATTATTGAAGTGGATTTGAACGAGATCAAAGAACCGATTGTGGCGGCTCCCAATGACCCCGATAATATTAAATTAATGTCGGAATGTGCGGGGGACAAAATTGATGAGGTATTCATCGGTTCTTGTATGACGAATATTGGGCATTATCGGGCGGCTGCTAAGATATTAGAAGGAGCAGAACAAACGAATGTTCGTCTGTGGATTTGTCCGCCAACTCGCATGGATGAAAAGCAATTGCGGGATGAAGGAATTTATGAGGTTTTTAATACAGTTGGGGCGAGAACGGAGATGCCGGGATGTTCTCTTTGTATGGGAAATCAAGCGCGTGTTGAAGATGGGGTAACGGTGTTTTCAACTTCGACTCGCAACTTTAATAATCGCATGGGGAAAGATGCGCGAGTCTATTTAGGTTCGGCGGAATTAGCGGCGGTTTGTGCGTTATTAGGACGCATTCCAACAGTTGAAGAATATCGGGAAATTGTCACGAAAAAAGTTGATCCTTTTGCGGCGGATTTATACCGTTATCTCAACTTTAATCAAATTGCAGGATTTGAAGATGAAGGTCGGGTAATTCCGTTAGAAGAAATGCCAAAAATTGAGGATATTTTAGGTATTCCCGCGTTGACCTAA